The DNA region AAAAATATATAGGTATAAATTTTGTGTCAAAGTTTAAAGAATAGAAAAAAATGTTGACCTGTTCAGGAAAAATTTACATAGCTGAACTATATTGTTGATGTGCTTTTTGCGTCATCATCAGAACAATCCATCCCAACAGACTCTGAACTGAGAGAGCCGTACGTCATGCCGCACCTTTTCCGATACATCTGAACTTTCTCCTTGTTGAGGCGAGTTCGCCTTGATTCAGGAGTCGAAGCCGGATGGGCTTTGTCGCACTTGAACAATACGGAATTGTTGCGTGATCTTACAGCCATTGCATCTTCATCATGGTCGCTTACGACCTCTCAGGCCGACTACCCTTGATCGACCGACAATCCTGCTCGCTCTTTTCTCCGTCGTCTCCGCCTTTGGTCCAGCATATCATCTTTCGCTCCCCGACTCCCTGCCATCTCCTGCTTTTCATCTGCCATCTCTTTCAAGAGTTGGTTCCCCGCAGATTTTCCATCCCTTTGTTTTTCGAGCTGAATCTTCGTTTGGCTTTCCGCGACGATCTGAGCGGCTGATCACCCGCCCTCGGTCTTTTCTGAACTCCGCGCTTGGGTTGGGCCTCGTCAATCGCCGCATACTTTTGCTTTCGGCCTCTTTCCCGGGCGTACGTCCGCCAACCAGCCATCTTACGCATCGAACTCCGCGGTCAGTCCGTCGGAGAGCGAGCAAATATATCCTCGGCAAGCACTTCTTGCCGCCTCACCTTCAACTCAAGGAGTCGTCATGCAGATCAACCGCAGAAACTTCCTCAAGTTTTCGGCCGTAACCGGTTCGGCCCTGGCTTTCGGCGGACTGGGATTCAATCTCAGGCCTGCCGTGGCCAAGGCTGAATTATCGAAATTGCGGGACGCCAAGGAGACAACCTCGGTCTGTTGCTACTGTTCCGTGGGCTGTGGCCTGATCGTCCACACGGCCCTTGGCGGGAAAGGGCGGACCGTCAACGTGGAAGGGGATCCGGATCATCCCATCAGCGAGGGATCGCTGTGCGCCAAGGGGGCCTCGGTCTATCAACTGGCCGAGAACGAGAACCGGGTGACCAAGGTGCTCTACCGCGCGCCCTACGGCGACAAGTGGGAGGAAAAAACGTGGGATTGGGCCATTGATCGGATCGCCCGTAAGGTCAAGGAGGCCAGGGATCAGACCTTCGTGACGACCAATGCCCAGGGGCAGGTGGTCAACCGTGCGGACGGGATCGCCCATGTGGGGTCAGCGGCTCTGGATACCGAGGAGTGCTGGTACCTCCAGGGTCTGATGCGTAGCCTGGGGCTGGTGTACATCGAGCACCAGGCCAGATTGTGCCACAGCTCCAGCGTACCGTCCCTGGCCGAGTCCTTTGGTCGCGGGGCCATGACCAATCATTACAACGACCTGATGAACAGCGATTGCATCCTGATGATGGGCGGGAATCCGGCGGAATGTCATCCGGTTTCCTTCAAATGGATCATGAAGGCCAAGGAGCGGGGCGCGACGTTGATCAGCGTGGACCCGCGCTTCAACCGGACCTCCAGCAAAGCCGACATCTATGCCCCAATGCGCTCCGGTACGGACATTCCCTTTCTGGGGGGGATGATCAAGTATATTTTGGACAATAACCTGTATTTCAAGGACTATGTCACCAATTACACAAATGCCGCTTTTCTGGTTAACCCAAAATTCGGCTTTACGGACGGGCTGTTTTCAGGCTGGGATCCGGAGAAAAACGCTTACGACAAGTCCACCTGGACCTATCAGTTGGACGACAAGGGGGTGCCCAAGCGCGATTTGTCTTTGAAGGATAAGAACTGCGTCTTTCAACTGCTCGGGAAGCATTTCGACCGCTACACCCTGGACCGGGTCTCCGAGACCACCGGTACGCCCAAGGACAAGCTTCTTGAAGTCTACAAGGCCTACTCGGCCACGGGGAAGCCGGACAAGTCCGGGACCAACACCTACGCCATGGGCTGGACACAGCACACCATCGCGGTCCAGTTGATTCGAACCATGGCCATGATCCAGCTCCTTCTGGGCAACGTGGGCAACGCCGGTGGCGGAGTGAACGCCCTGCGCGGCGAGGCCAATGTCCAGGGCTCCACGGACAGCGCCCTGCTTTATCATATCATCCCGGCCTACAATCCCGCTCCCCGGGCGGTCTGGCCCACGCTGGCCGATTACAACAAGGCCAACACTCCCGTCAGTCACGATCCCAAGAGCGCCAACTGGTGGCAGAACCGGCCCAAGTACATCGCCAGCCTGCTCAAGGCCATGTATCCGGACAAGGCGCCCGAGGAGAGCTACAACTACATGCCCCGGTTGGACGTGGGCCAGGACTGTTCCTGGCTGGTGATGTTCGACCACATGCTGCAAGGCAAGTTCAAGGGCCTGTTCGCCTGGGGCATGAACCCGGCCGTCAGCGGGGCGCATTCCAACAAGACCAGGGAGGCCATGACCAAGCTGGACTGGCTGGTCAACGTGAACATCTTCCAGAACGAGACAGGCTCCTTCTGGCACGGCCCGGGCATGGACCCCTCCAAGGTCAAGACCGAAGTCTTCATGCTCCCGGCCGCGGTGTTCTATGAGAAGGAAGGTTCCATCACCAATTCCGGGCGCTGGGCTCAGTGGCGTTACGCCGGCCCCGAGCCGTTGGGAGAGAGCAAGCCCGACGGGGACATGATGGTCATGCTGATCAAGCGGCTCAAGGAACTCTACCAGGAAGAAGGGGGCGCATTTCCCGATCCCGTGGACGGCTTTACCCTGGACGCCGTGGTCACGGACGGCAAGTTCGATCCGGTCAAGATGGCCAAGCTGCACAACGGCTACTTCCTCACCGACAAGAAGATCGGTGACGCGACCTACAAGGCCGGGACCCAGGTACCCGGCTTCGCGCTGCTCCAGGACGACGGCTCCACGGCCTGCGCCAACTGGCTGTACTGCGGGTCCTTCACCGAGGCCGGAAACCTGATGGCCCGCCGCGACAAGACCCAGACCGAGATGCAGGCCAACATCGGTCTGTTCCCCAACTGGGCCTGGGCCTGGCCGGTCAACCGACGGGTCCTGTACAATCGGGCTTCCGTGGACCAGCAGGGGATGCCATTTGCCCCGCAAAAAGCGGTCATCAAATGGGAGCAGGGCAAGTGGATCGGAGACGTGCCCGACGGCCCCTGGGCACCTTCGGAGAGACACCCCTTCATCATGACCACCGAGGGCTTCGGTCGTCTTTTTGGCCCGGGTCTGGTGGATGGACCGTTCCCTGAACACTACGAACCCTTGGAATGCCCCTTCGAGACCCAGCTCTTCTCCAGTCAGCTGCACAACCCCACGGCCCTGCATTTTTCCGGGCCGCTGGACAAGCGGGCGGTTTGTGATCCGCGCTACCCCTTCGTGGGCACAACGTATCGCGTCACCGAGCATTGGCAGACCGGGGTCATGACCCGCTGGACTCCCTGGCTTTTGGAGTGTCAGCCCCAGATGTTCGCGGAGATCGATCCGGAACTGGCCAAGCTCCGGGGCATCGCCAACGGGGAGAAGGTGATCGTGGAGAGCATCCGCGGCCAGGTGGAGTGCGTGGCCATCGTCACCCCCCGGCTGAAACCCTACAAGGTCATGGGGCAGAGCCTGCACATGGTCGGCGTGCCTTGGCACTACGGTTGGGTGCATCCCAAGGACGGCGGGGACGCGGCGAACCTGCTGACTCCTGCCGTGGGCGATCCGAACACCGGTATTCCGGAGACCAAGGCATTCATGGTCAATATCCGCAAAGCATAGCAGGCCGTTGAATTTCCCAATTGCTGCGTCACTGCAAAAAGCTCAAACTCTCACGCATCAATAAATACGCTTCGACCTTGAGCTTTTTTTGCTCCTTGCACTTGGGATTTTTGAACGGCCAGCCGAAATAGGACTTTTTCAACACTCAGATAGGAGGAAACTGAGTCATGCAAGGAAAAACGTTTTTCATCGATCTGACCAAGTGCACGGCCTGTCGGGGCTGCCAGGTGGCCTGCAAGCAATGGAAGAAGCTGCCCGCCGAGGAAACCAAAAACTGGGGCTCGTTCCAGAACCCCAAGGATCTGTCCTTCAACACGTTGAAGTTGGTCCGGTTCTCTGAAGTGGAGGAGAACGGGGAGTTCAAGCACTGGTTCTTCTTTCCGGACCAGTGCCGACATTGCGTGCATCCGCCGTGCAAGATGGTTGGCGACATGTATGACGACACGGCCATCCTGCACGATCCGGAAACCGGCGCGATCCTTTTCACGGAACGCACCAGGGATCTGGACGGCGAGGAGATCCGGACGTCCTGCCCCTACGATATTCCCCGCTGGGATGATACCAAGGTGCAGGCCAAGTGCGACATGTGTCTGGATCGGGTGCAGAACGGGCTGTTGCCTGCTTGCGTACTGTCCTGTCCCACCGGGACGATGCATTTTGGGGACCGTGAGGAAATGCTGGAATTGGCCAAGAAGCGTCTGGCCGAAGTACGGGCCTACCGACCAAAAGCCGTGCTGGTTGATCCGGAGGATACACGGGTCGTCTATCTGTGCGAAGAAACCCCCCGCAAGTATCACGGCTATGCCATGGCCGAGGCGGACGTTCCTGGAACGCTGAGCCGGAAAAGGGTGCTGGCCGCCGTGGCCTCGCCCGTCCGGCATCTGTTTGGATAAAGCGCAAAACACGACAAAGGCGGATTAACACAAGGGCCATGTATGAACCCGCCGGGTTCGTGCATGGCCCTTTCTGGTTTCACGACCTGCGAGATCGGAAACCCTGACGGATTATCTGTTTTGCAACGAAGTAAACACTGCTTTGGCGTTCCCAGAGTGGCTCTTGGTCGCAGACCAATCAGTGCGCTGCTACACCCTCGGTTCGCCAAGATGTTTCCGGGGCAACCCGAGTCTGCCCCATTAGCCTGGAGATTCGTTTCTGACTTTCAGACCGGGAGCATCGCACAGTCCGCGAAAAATTTCCCGAAGCATGTTCTGGTCGATGAGTTCATGGAGGGGGCGGTCATAGTAGTCGTCGTCATCGGATGAAGGGCCAAGCGTTGTTGACATGTCGGACTCGTCGGGCGCGCCCCGAGAATCGCTTGGCCCAGATGCGGTTCCGGGAATGATCTCCCCTCCGGAGACATCCAGTT from Desulfonatronum sp. SC1 includes:
- the fdnG gene encoding formate dehydrogenase-N subunit alpha; translated protein: MQINRRNFLKFSAVTGSALAFGGLGFNLRPAVAKAELSKLRDAKETTSVCCYCSVGCGLIVHTALGGKGRTVNVEGDPDHPISEGSLCAKGASVYQLAENENRVTKVLYRAPYGDKWEEKTWDWAIDRIARKVKEARDQTFVTTNAQGQVVNRADGIAHVGSAALDTEECWYLQGLMRSLGLVYIEHQARLCHSSSVPSLAESFGRGAMTNHYNDLMNSDCILMMGGNPAECHPVSFKWIMKAKERGATLISVDPRFNRTSSKADIYAPMRSGTDIPFLGGMIKYILDNNLYFKDYVTNYTNAAFLVNPKFGFTDGLFSGWDPEKNAYDKSTWTYQLDDKGVPKRDLSLKDKNCVFQLLGKHFDRYTLDRVSETTGTPKDKLLEVYKAYSATGKPDKSGTNTYAMGWTQHTIAVQLIRTMAMIQLLLGNVGNAGGGVNALRGEANVQGSTDSALLYHIIPAYNPAPRAVWPTLADYNKANTPVSHDPKSANWWQNRPKYIASLLKAMYPDKAPEESYNYMPRLDVGQDCSWLVMFDHMLQGKFKGLFAWGMNPAVSGAHSNKTREAMTKLDWLVNVNIFQNETGSFWHGPGMDPSKVKTEVFMLPAAVFYEKEGSITNSGRWAQWRYAGPEPLGESKPDGDMMVMLIKRLKELYQEEGGAFPDPVDGFTLDAVVTDGKFDPVKMAKLHNGYFLTDKKIGDATYKAGTQVPGFALLQDDGSTACANWLYCGSFTEAGNLMARRDKTQTEMQANIGLFPNWAWAWPVNRRVLYNRASVDQQGMPFAPQKAVIKWEQGKWIGDVPDGPWAPSERHPFIMTTEGFGRLFGPGLVDGPFPEHYEPLECPFETQLFSSQLHNPTALHFSGPLDKRAVCDPRYPFVGTTYRVTEHWQTGVMTRWTPWLLECQPQMFAEIDPELAKLRGIANGEKVIVESIRGQVECVAIVTPRLKPYKVMGQSLHMVGVPWHYGWVHPKDGGDAANLLTPAVGDPNTGIPETKAFMVNIRKA
- a CDS encoding 4Fe-4S dicluster domain-containing protein — protein: MQGKTFFIDLTKCTACRGCQVACKQWKKLPAEETKNWGSFQNPKDLSFNTLKLVRFSEVEENGEFKHWFFFPDQCRHCVHPPCKMVGDMYDDTAILHDPETGAILFTERTRDLDGEEIRTSCPYDIPRWDDTKVQAKCDMCLDRVQNGLLPACVLSCPTGTMHFGDREEMLELAKKRLAEVRAYRPKAVLVDPEDTRVVYLCEETPRKYHGYAMAEADVPGTLSRKRVLAAVASPVRHLFG